The following are from one region of the Stenotrophomonas lactitubi genome:
- a CDS encoding LysR family transcriptional regulator, translating to MDRFTALRAFVRIVERRSFSRAAEDLGLPRATVTDAIKALEQRLGVRLLHRTTRVVVPTLEGEAFYGRCLRLIADMDDAEAAFRDVPPRGPLRIEVHGTLGRHLLFPQLPDFLQRYPDIELEVSEGDRYVDLLREGVDAAIRVGTLADSDLAARRLALLREVTVASPAYVQVHGQPDSIASLAAGHQMVGYRSSATGQLIPLEFQQGGQVRHMPLPARVRVSGADAFLGAALAGLGIIQAPRYRMDPYIARGQLLELLPDMPPTPSPVSLVYPRNRTPSPRLRVFIDWVAGVFEPERAHGGPSTHGVDLLA from the coding sequence TCGTCCGGATCGTCGAGCGCCGCAGCTTCAGCCGGGCCGCCGAAGACCTGGGGCTGCCGCGGGCCACGGTGACCGATGCGATCAAGGCATTGGAACAGCGCCTGGGCGTGCGCCTGCTGCACCGGACCACGCGCGTGGTGGTGCCGACGCTGGAAGGCGAGGCCTTCTACGGCCGCTGTCTGCGCCTGATCGCGGACATGGACGATGCCGAAGCCGCGTTCCGTGACGTGCCACCGCGCGGGCCGCTGCGCATTGAAGTGCACGGTACGCTGGGCCGTCACCTGCTGTTTCCGCAGCTGCCGGATTTCCTGCAGCGTTACCCGGACATCGAACTGGAAGTCAGCGAGGGCGACCGCTATGTCGACCTGCTGCGTGAGGGCGTGGATGCGGCCATCCGCGTGGGCACGCTGGCCGACAGCGATCTGGCCGCGCGGCGCCTGGCGCTGCTGCGCGAGGTCACGGTGGCGTCGCCTGCCTACGTGCAGGTGCACGGACAGCCGGATAGCATCGCGTCGCTGGCGGCGGGGCACCAGATGGTCGGCTACCGTTCCAGCGCCACCGGCCAGCTGATTCCGCTGGAGTTCCAGCAGGGCGGCCAGGTGCGCCATATGCCGTTGCCGGCGCGCGTGCGGGTGTCCGGCGCCGACGCCTTCCTCGGTGCCGCGCTGGCCGGGCTGGGCATCATCCAGGCACCGCGCTACCGGATGGACCCGTACATTGCGCGTGGGCAGTTGCTGGAGCTGTTGCCGGATATGCCACCCACGCCGAGCCCGGTCAGCCTGGTCTATCCGCGCAACCGCACGCCATCGCCACGGTTGCGGGTATTCATCGATTGGGTGGCGGGTGTGTTCGAGCCGGAGCGCGCGCACGGCGGCCCATCCACGCATGGCGTGGATCTACTGGCGTGA
- a CDS encoding helix-turn-helix transcriptional regulator, with amino-acid sequence MPALADQLHREATQPMEGTVTSEDGSVVLLRHGFQASEGAMGHPHQVRLGLLLAGGGNLYQRTTGGVLQAPWHPGQFNVVLPGDHGHYASPAVELLGMAIDTAQWRDAPGGFPDVPSLSLRLHRDPVIASVLHALWSSAQVDACVPGFLQYGAEVVVRRLAQLAGQPPARPRMAAPLSSRQLRQLQGFIEEHRSQPLDVAALAGVLGMEPTTFSRALRAATGMPPYAYLTQRRMQWAQQALQGGLSVTEVAMACGYANPSKFSAAFRRVVGTLPSAWLP; translated from the coding sequence ATGCCCGCCCTCGCCGACCAGTTGCACCGGGAAGCCACCCAGCCCATGGAGGGAACCGTGACCAGCGAGGATGGCTCGGTCGTTCTGCTGCGCCATGGCTTCCAGGCCAGCGAAGGCGCCATGGGGCACCCGCACCAGGTGCGGCTGGGCCTGCTGCTGGCCGGCGGCGGCAACCTGTACCAACGCACCACTGGCGGGGTCCTGCAGGCGCCGTGGCATCCAGGCCAGTTCAACGTGGTACTGCCCGGCGATCATGGACACTACGCCAGCCCTGCGGTGGAGCTGCTGGGAATGGCCATCGATACCGCGCAGTGGCGCGATGCGCCTGGCGGCTTCCCGGACGTCCCCTCCCTTTCCCTGCGACTGCATCGCGACCCGGTCATCGCCTCCGTACTGCACGCGCTATGGTCCAGCGCACAGGTTGACGCCTGCGTGCCCGGCTTCCTGCAGTACGGTGCAGAAGTGGTGGTGCGGCGATTGGCCCAGCTTGCCGGCCAACCGCCCGCCCGGCCACGCATGGCTGCACCGCTGTCATCGCGGCAGCTGCGCCAGCTGCAGGGCTTCATTGAAGAACACCGTTCGCAGCCGCTGGATGTCGCAGCACTGGCCGGCGTACTCGGCATGGAACCGACCACCTTCAGCCGCGCGCTGCGCGCCGCCACCGGCATGCCACCGTATGCCTACCTGACCCAGCGCCGCATGCAGTGGGCGCAGCAGGCGCTGCAGGGCGGCCTCAGCGTGACCGAGGTGGCCATGGCCTGCGGCTACGCCAATCCCAGCAAGTTCAGCGCTGCCTTCCGCCGCGTTGTCGGTACCCTGCCGTCAGCGTGGCTACCGTAG